The Hemibagrus wyckioides isolate EC202008001 linkage group LG12, SWU_Hwy_1.0, whole genome shotgun sequence genome includes a window with the following:
- the lrp12 gene encoding low-density lipoprotein receptor-related protein 12, giving the protein MARDWGMRKISSWTNSLFILSVVFLNKSVCTQHGENVYVSGISNACGDVVEQIRASSGVITSPGWPFEYPSRINCSWNIRANPGEIITISFQDFEIQSSHRCGLDWISIGTYKNLDGYRACGSSIPAPYISSQDHVWIKFHSDDTLTGKGFRLSYITGKSEEASCESDQFHCVNGKCIPQSWRCNTMDECGDNSDEELCVHPIPPSSSSSFFSFQPCSFDQFPCVSRYTRVLTCLPSSLRCDGAIDCQDLSDEIDCVAPACSELRLQNFYGTFNSPNYPDFYPPGSDCTWLIDTGDRRRVVLRFLDFKLDGTGYYGDFVKVYDGLEAEPRRLLRVLTALDSRTSVVTIISSSGQLRVHFYSDKINTARGFNATYQVEGFCLPWEMPCGGNWGCYTEQQRCDGYWHCANGRDELNCSGCGEDEFPCSRNGACYPRSDRCNYQNRCPNGSDEKNCAFCQPGNFHCRNGRCVFESWVCDAQDDCGDASDEDACPVAVPTRVIAAAVIGSLVCGLLLVIALGCTCKLYSLRSFERRSFETQLSRVEAELLRREAPPSYGQLIAQGLIPPVEDFPVCSGNQASVLENLRLAVRSQLGFTSIRLPSSGRHGNVWRRLFNFTRSRHSASLALVSSGAGVESDSGSGANGVGSSAHISERLDSDDSESEQQGAVGGASASLLPHKTPPAATVVSVSASAAPQAVAESDEIVVPPPNGRGSFVARGLRWVRMSLGSRFAQQNRSPLRQMQNGTTGEEDDDEDVELLVPLTDTSEAPSAAPSLRGRPAIRDGPCEHCRIVHTAQIPDACLEATTRTETSDDDSLLLC; this is encoded by the exons ATGGCCAGGGATTGGGGCATGAGGAAGATTTCATCATGGACTAATTCACTCTTCATCCTCAGTGTGGTCTTCCTCA ATAAATCAGTCTGCACTCAGCACGGTGAGAACGTGTATGTGTCCGGCATCTCCAATG cgtgtggAGACGTGGTAGAGCAGATCAGGGCCTCCAGCGGTGTGATCACCAGTCCTGGGTGGCCTTTCGAGTATCCGTCTCGCATCAACTGCAGCTGGAACATCCGAGCAAATCCTGGAGAAATCATcaccatcag TTTTCAGGACTTTGAGATCCAGAGCTCACATCGCTGTGGTTTGGACTGGATCTCCATCGGCACCTACAAGAACCTGGACGGTTACCGAGCATGCGGTTCGTCCATCCCGGCTCCGTACATCTCCTCTCAGGACCACGTGTGGATTAAATTCCACTCTGACGACACGCTCACTGGCAAGGGCTTCAGACTCTCTTACATCACAG GAAAGTCGGAGGAGGCAAGCTGCGAGTCGGATCAGTTCCACTGTGTGAACGGGAAGTGCATCCCCCAGTCATGGAGGTGTAACACGATGGACGAGTGCGGAGACAATTCGGACGAGGAGCTGTGCGTGCATCCCATccctccttcctcttcttcgtccttcttctccttccagCCATGCTCTTTCGATCAGTTCCCCTGCGTCTCACGCTACACCCGAGTCCTCACCTGCCTCCCTTCTTCTCTCCGCTGTGACGGCGCCATCGACTGCCAGGATCTGAGCGACGAAATCGACTGTGTCGCCCCAGCATGTTCTGAGCTCCGCCTCCAAAATTTTTATGGGACTTTTAACTCTCCGAACTACCCGGATTTCTATCCTCCAGGGAGCGACTGCACGTGGCTAATCGATACTGGAGACCGCCGCAGAGTCGTCTTGCGCTTCCTGGACTTCAAACTGGACGGAACTGGTTACTATGGAGATTTTGTAAAAGTCTACGACGGCTTGGAGGCGGAGCCTAGACGCCTCCTTAGGGTCCTGACCGCCCTCGATTCACGCACATCTGTCGTAACTATCATTTCGTCATCAGGGCAGCTCCGCGTGCACTTTTACTCAGATAAGATCAACACAGCACGAGGATTTAATGCTACGTATCAGGTCGAAGGATTTTGTTTGCCCTGGGAGATGCCATGTGGAGGAAACTGGGGGTGTTACACCGAACAGCAGCGCTGCGATGGATACTGGCACTGTGCTAATGGCAGAGATGAGCTAAACTGCAGCGGATGCGGCGAAGACGAGTTCCCGTGCTCGAGAAACGGCGCGTGTTACCCACGATCTGACCGCTGCAACTATCAGAACCGCTGCCCCAATGGCTCGGATGAGAAGAACTGTGCTTTTTGCCAACCCGGGAACTTCCACTGCAGGAACGGCCGCTGCGTGTTCGAGAGCTGGGTGTGTGACGCACAGGACGACTGCGGTGATGCCAGCGACGAGGACGCGTGCCCTGTCGCCGTGCCAACACGCGTCATTGCAGCCGCAGTTATTGGCAGCCTGGTGTGCGGCCTGCTGCTCGTCATCGCGCTCGGCTGCACCTGCAAACTCTACTCCCTCAGGAGCTTCGAGCGCAG GTCGTTTGAGACGCAGTTGTCCAGAGTTGAGGCGGAGTTACTGAGGAGAGAAGCTCCGCCCTCATATGGCCAGCTTATTGCTCAGGGTTTAATCCCCCCTGTGGAGGATTTCCCAGTCTGTTCTGGCAATCAG GCTTCCGTGTTGGAGAATCTCCGGCTGGCCGTTCGCTCTCAGCTCGGCTTCACCTCCATCCGCCTCCCTTCATCTGGTCGCCATGGTAACGTCTGGCGCCGGCTCTTCAACTTCACACGCTCTCGCCACTCCGCCTCTTTAGCACTGGTGTCCTCTGGAGCAGGTGTGGAGTCGGATTCAGGAAGCGGGGCTAACGGCGttggaagctccgcccacatttCGGAGCGTCTGGACTCAGACGACTCGGAGAGCGAGCAGCAGGGTGCGGTGGGCGGAGCATCGGCTTCTCTTCTGCCTCATAAAACCCCTCCTGCTGCCACCGTCGTGTCCGTTTCCGCGAGTGCCGCCCCACAAGCTGTCGCCGAGAGCGACGAAATAGTGGTCCCTCCTCCTAATGGACGGGGCTCGTTTGTGGCTCGTGGGCTACGCTGGGTCCGAATGTCCCTCGGATCTCGTTTTGCGCAGCAGAACCGAAGCCCTCTCAGGCAGATGCAGAACGGAACAACGGGCGAAGAAGACGACGACGAAGATGTCGAGCTCCTCGTTCCTTTAACCGACACCTCGGAGGCACCCTCCGCCGCTCCCTCGCTCCGAGGCAGGCCGGCGATTCGGGACGGGCCCTGCGAACACTGCAGGATAGTTCACACGGCTCAGATTCCCGACGCCTGCTTAGAGGCCACGACTAGAACAGAAACCAGCGACGACGATTCTCTTTTGCTTTGTTAA
- the gh1 gene encoding somatotropin, whose product MLRSGIKIGPAEREGKSVSESSARILQQVSSDSAKMARVLVLLSVVVVSLFFSQGATFENQRLFNNAVIRVQHLHQLAAKMMDDFEEALLPEERKQLSKIFPLSFCNSDSIEAPAGKDETQKSSVLKLLHTSYRLIESWEFPSKNLGNPNHISEKLADLKMGIGVLIEGCLDGQTSLDENDSLAPPFEDFYQTLSEGNLRKSFRLLSCFKKDMHKVETYLSVAKCRRSLDSNCTL is encoded by the exons ATGCTTAGATCAGGTATAAAAATTGGACCTGCAGAGCGGGAAGGAAAGTCGGTGTCTGAGTCTTCAGCAAGAATTCTTCAGCAAGTTTCTTCAGATTCGGCTAAAATGGCTCGAG TGTTGGTGCTGCTctcagtggtggtggtgagtttGTTCTTCAGTCAAGGAGCGACATTCGAGAACCAGCGGCTCTTCAACAACGCCGTCATCCGTGTGCAACACCTTCATCAGCTGGCTGCCAAGATGATGGATGACTTC GAGGAAGCTCTGTTACCTGAAGAACGCAAACAGCTGAGCAAGATCTTCCCCCTGAGTTTCTGCAACTCAGACTCCATCGAAGCTCCGGCAGGCAAAGACGAGACCCAGAAAAGCTCC GTGCTAAAACTCCTGCACACATCCTACCGCCTGATCGAGTCGTGGGAGTTCCCCAGCAAGAACCTCGGCAACCCCAACCATATCTCTGAGAAGCTGGCTGACCTGAAGATGGGCATCGGCGTGCTTATCGAG GGATGTCTGGACGGACAGACCAGCCTGGACGAGAACGACTCTCTGGCTCCACCTTTTGAGGATTTCTACCAGACCTTGAGCGAGGGAAACCTGAGGAAGAGCTTCCGTCTGCTGTCCTGCTTCAAGAAGGACATGCACAAAGTGGAAACCTATCTGAGCGTGGCCAAGTGCAGGAGATCCCTGGATTCCAACTGCACCCTGtag
- the thbs3b gene encoding thrombospondin-3b isoform X2 produces MNTLLGDHTKALIGQLIIFNQIMGNLREDMREMTKEMSLIRNTILECQVCGFNEPQSRCQSKPCYDGVACVDVLQFPGYRCGSCPAGTTGNGTHCQDIDECAAQPCFSPHMCVNSVKGFRCEPCPPGFSGSELSGVGMEFAQNHRQECVDIDECADQTGACVPNSVCINTEGSFQCGQCKSGFVGNQTSGCFLKRACDLLGYDPCDVNAHCVMERSSDISCVCNVGFAGNGNICGVDSDLDGYPDAALPCIDNDKHCRADNCGSTPNSGQEDTDGDGVGDQCDEDADGDGIKNMEDNCRLTPNKDQQNSDTDSYGDACDNCPNVPNGDQQDTDGNGVGDSCDNDIDGDGIPNMLDNCPKIPNAMQTDQDDDGVGDACDSCPEINDPTQADVDNDLVGDICDTNQDTDGDGLQDTRDNCPEIPNSSQVDSDNDGIGDDCDDDDDNDGVPDASYPGPDNCRLIPNPNQKDSDADGVGDVCENDFDNDKVSDLMDACPENADITMTDFRAFQTVILDPHGDSQIDPNWVVLNQGMEIVQTMNSDPGLAVGYTAFNGVDFEGTFHVNTMTDDDYVGFIFAYQDSSSFYVVMWKQTEQTYWQNLPFTALAEPGLQLKAVKSRTGPGEYLRNALWHTGNTHGEVTLLWKDPRNVGWSDKTSYRWSLSHRPQVGYIRVRLYEGTALVADSGVVIDTSMKGGRLGVFCFSQENIIWSNLGYRCNDTIPDDFYLHHKQMNLRTGA; encoded by the exons GTGATCATACTaaagctctgattggtcagttgaTCATATTCAATCAGATTATGGGCAATTTGAGAGAGGACATGAGGGAAATG aCGAAGGAGATGTCTTTAATCAGGAACACCATCCTGGAGTGCcaagtgtgtg gttTTAATGAGCCTCAGTCTCGGTGTCAGTCTAAGCCGTGTTATGACGGTGTAGCGTGTGTGGATGTGTTGCAGTTTCCAGGGTATCGATGTGGCTCATGTCCCGCAGGAACTACAGGCAACGGCACACACTGCCAGGACATCGATGAG tgtgCAGCGCAGCCATGTTTCTCTCCTCAcatgtgtgtgaacagtgttaAGGGGTTCCGCTGTGAGCCGTGTCCCCCAGGGTTCTCCGGGTCCGAGTTGAGCGGAGTCGGCATGGAGTTCGCCCAGAACCACAGACAG gAGTGTGTTGACATAGACGAGTGTGCGGATCAGACCGGTGCCTGCGTCCCCAACTCCGTCTGCATCAACACAGAG GGTTCCTTTCAGTGTGGTCAGTGTAAGTCGGGTTTCGTGGGGAATCAGACATCAGGCTGTTTTCTCAAGAGAGCGTGCGATCTTCTGGGCTACGATCCGTGTGACGTGAATGCTCACTGTGTGATGGAGCGCAGCAGTGATATTTCCTGTGTG TGTAACGTGGGGTTCGCGGGGAATGGGAACATCTGCGGCGTCGACTCTGACCTCGATGGCTATCCAGATGCAGCACTTCCCTGCATCGATAACGATAAACACTGCAGAGCG GATAACTGTGGATCCACGCCGAACTCCGGTCAGGAGGACACGGACGGCGACGGTGTTGGAGATCAGTGTGACGAAGACGCGGACGGAGATGGAATAAAGAACATGgag GATAATTGTCGTCTAACGCCCAATAAGGACCAGCAGAACTCAGACACCGACTCGTATGGCGATGCATGTGATAACTGTCCAAACGTCCCGAATGGAGATCAGCAGGACACGGACGGTAACGGCGTGGGAGACAGCTGTGATAACGACATTGATGGAGATG GAATCCCAAACATGCTGGATAACTGCCCGAAAATCCCCAATGCCATGCAGACAGACCAGGATGATGACGGAGTAGGAGATGCATGTGACAGCTGTCCTGAGATTAACGACCCCACTCAG GCGGATGTTGATAATGACTTGGTGGGAGACATCTGCGATACCAACCAGGACAC tgatggcgACGGTCTTCAGGACACGAGGGACAACTGCCCTGAAATCCCCAACAGCTCTCAGGTGGACTCAGATAACGACGGCATCGGAGACGAttgtgatgatgacgacgacaaCGATGGAGTTCCTGATGCTTCTTATCCCGGACCTGATAACTGCAGACTCATCCCCAACCCTAACCAGAAGGACTCGGACG CTGATGGAGtgggtgatgtgtgtgaaaacgACTTTGATAATGATAAAGTGAGTGACCTGATGGACGCCTGTCCAGAAAATGCTGACATCACCATGACAGACTTCCGAGCCTTCCAAACGGTCATCCTGGATCCACACGGAGATTCCCAGATCGACCCCAACTGGGTGGTGCTCAATCAG GGGATGGAGATTGTACAGACGATGAACAGTGACCCTGGTTTGGCCGTCG gCTACACAGCGTTCAATGGCGTTGATTTTGAGGGAACGTTCCACGTGAACACGATGACGGACGATGACTATGTGGGCTTCATCTTCGCCTATCAGGACTCGTCCAGCTTCTACGTGGTGATGTGGAAGCAGACGGAGCAGACGTACTGGCAGAACCTGCCGTTCACTGCGCTGGCAGAACCGGGTCTGCAGCTGAAG GCCGTGAAGTCTCGCACAGGTCCGGGTGAATATCTGCGGAACGCACTGTGGCACACTGGCAACACACACGGAGAAGTGACACTGCTCTGGAAGGATCCCAGGAACGTGGGATGGAGCGATAAAACGTCGTACCGCTGGAGCCTGAGTCATCGGCCGCAGGTCGGATACATCAG agtgCGTCTGTATGAAGGCACTGCTCTAGTCGCTGACTCCGGTGTGGTGATTGACACATCGATGAAAGGAGGACGTCTGGGTGTTTTCTGCTTCTCACAGGAGAACATTATCTGGTCCAATCTGGGCTATCGGTGTAACG ATACAATCCCAGATGATTTTTACCTCCACCACAAACAGATGAACCTCAGGACAGGAGCGTAG
- the LOC131362452 gene encoding immunoglobulin kappa light chain-like, with amino-acid sequence MCDAPANASSTHLRSCESWRTSAWRLLCWVCTLRTSLSSVIIQSPDFITASVGESFKLKCTYHLPMFYCGYSVSWYKVNLRNGKLGEVSVHNEDQLDDDKKTCTRTIFNAQVQDSGLYYCASAHDKMIFIGNGTRVVVTGPLNLSVVVYTPVVEEDDPSVLLQCVVMDTVPSQVRVWWLVDDEERTGWTESGWTGYDDSASEYTRAQIRITAEEWSEATIECVVNYKNQTVSRTVPRPTGHLYLDSCMWMLYGGCGVVVFTIAVLITVVLCLRKGGSK; translated from the exons ATGTGTGATGCCCCTGCAAATGCCAGCTCCACTCACCTGAGGTCATGTG AGAGCTGGAGAACTTCAGCATGGCGGCTCCTCTGCTGGGTTTGTACTCTGAGAA CTTCTCTTTCTTCTGTGATAATTCAGTCCCCCGACTTCATCACTGCCTCCGTCGGCGAGTCTTTTAAACTAAAATGCACTTATCATCTGCCGATGTTCTATTGTGGCTACTCAGTATCCTGGTATAAAGTGAACCTTAGAAATGGAAAACTGGGTGAAGTTAGtgtacataatgaagaccagctagatgatgataaaaaaacaTGTACCAGGACAATCTTTAATGCCCAAGTTCAAGACTCAGGCCTTTACTACTGCGCATCTGCACatgataaaatgatttttattggaAATGGAACCAGAGTCGTCGTGACAG GTCCGTTAaatctgtctgtggttgtgtacaCCCCGGTGGTGGAGGAGGACGATCCCTCTGTTctcctgcagtgtgtggtgatggacaCTGTTCCCTCTCAGGTCAGAGTTTGGTGGTTGGTCGATGATGAAGAGCGCACAGGATGGACAGAATCAGGCTGGACAGGATACGACGATTCAGCCTCAGAATACACTCGAGCTCAGATCAGGATTACTGCAGAGGAATGGAGCGAAGCGACCATCGAGTGTGTCGTGAATTATAAAAACCAGACCGTGTCCCGAACTGTGCCACGACCAA CAGGTCATTTGTATTTAGATTCCTGCATGTGGATGCTGTATGGAGGCTGCGGTGTCGTCGTCTTCACCATCGCCGTGCTGATCACCGTGGTTCTGTGTTTACGTAAAGGTGGATCTAAATGA
- the LOC131362913 gene encoding immunoglobulin kappa light chain-like yields MAAPLLLLCWVCTLRTSLSFLMFQSPDFISASIGESFHLKCTRDLPMEYCYNSISWYKVNLRNGKLGEVRLQILDQLEDDKRTCTKTINNAQVQDSGLYYCTSAHDKMLFIGNGTRVVVTDTGPLNLSVVVYTPVVEEVEEDDPSVLLQCVVMDTVPSQVRVWWLVDDEERTGWTESGWTGYDNSASEYTRAQIRITAEEWSEATIECVVNYKNQTVSRTVPRPTGHSDLCMWMLFGGCGVVVFTIAVLITVVLCLRKEKQNTHTMITEKDSTITEVEYS; encoded by the exons ATGGCGGCTCCTCTGCTGCTCCTCTGCTGGGTTTGTACTCTGAGAA CCTCTCTCTCGTTCTTGATGTTTCAGTCCCCCGACTTCATCAGTGCCTCCATCGGCGAGTCTTTTCATCTAAAATGCACTCGTGATCTGCCGATGGAGTATTGTTACAACTCAATATCCTGGTATAAAGTGAACCTGAGAAATGGAAAACTGGGTGAAGTCCGTCTACAAATTTTAGACCAGCTAGAAGATGATAAAAGAACATGTACCAAGACAATCAATAATGCCCAAGTTCAAGACTCAGGCCTTTACTACTGCACATCTGCACATgataaaatgctttttattggAAATGGAACCAGAGTCGTCGTGACAG acaCAGGTCCGTTAaatctgtctgtggttgtgtacaCCCcggtggtggaggaggtggaggaggacgATCCCTCTGTTctcctgcagtgtgtggtgatggacaCTGTTCCCTCTCAGGTCAGAGTTTGGTGGTTGGTCGATGATGAAGAGCGGACAGGATGGACAGAATCAGGCTGGACAGGATACGACAATTCAGCCTCAGAATACACTCGAGCTCAGATCAGGATTACTGCAGAGGAATGGAGCGAAGCGACCATCGAGTGTGTCGTGAATTATAAAAACCAGACCGTGTCCCGAACTGTGCCACGACCAA CAGGTCATTCGGATTTGTGCATGTGGATGCTGTTTGGAGGCTGCGGTGTCGTCGTCTTCACCATCGCCGTGCTGATCACCGTGGTTCTGTGTTTACGTAAAG aaaaacaaaacacacacacgatgatTACAGAGAAAGATTCTACCATAACG GAAGTTGAATATTCCTGA